The sequence GCACCCATGGCTATTCCGCAAGAGTGGCGCGGAATTTTCCTGCCATGCTTCCGTCGTTCACTGCCAATCTCCTAAAAACAGGGTCTTTGCTCGCCGCATTGCTAGTGTCGGTGAGCGCATGCCAGAAACGGGCCGAAACTCCGGTCAGCGCGACACCTCCGGTTAAGATCTTCTCGCTGCCGGAAGCTGACGAAACGCCGTTCCGCAGCTTCCCGGGCGAGGTGACTCCGCAGGATAATGTCCGCCTTTCCTTCGATGTCTCGGGCCGATTGATCGATTTTCCGGTCTTTGACGGACAGGTCGTCCGCCAGGGCGATCTGGTCGGGCAACTTGATCCCGCCGACTTCCGCGCCGCCCTCGATGCCGCCCAGACGACCTTCCGGACGGCGCAGCAGGAGTTTGATCGCCAGCGTACGCTGCGCCAGCGCAATGTCATCGCCCAGAGCGAGCTCGACCGCCAGCGCGAGGCGTTTGAACGCGCCGAGGCCAGTCTCCGCACCGCCCAGCGCGCCTTTGACGACACCAGGCTCGTGGCTCCGATCAAGGGCCGCATCTCCCGACGCTTCGTCCGCAATCACCAGAACGTCCAGGCCCGCGAACCCGTCGTGCTGCTTCAGAATATCTCGACCCTCGACATCGATGTGCAGGTTCCCGAGGCCCTCATGGCCATCGTGAATCGCAACGCCACTGCCGAGGAAGCAAATCGCCTCATCGAGGCCTATGTCGAGTTTGCCGCCGTGCCCGGCGAGCGCTTTCCGCTGACCCTGCGCTCCTTCGCCACCCAGGCAAATCCCGCCTCCCGCACCTTCCTCGTTTCCTTCAACCTGAACCCGCCGGAGGACCGCAACATCCTCCCCGGCATGACCTGCACGGTCTCACTCCGTTTCCGCAATCCCGATGGCACTCCCATCGCGCAACCCGGCCTCTTTCAAATTCCCCTCCGCGCCCTGCTGACCTCGGAGGGCACGACCTGGGTCTGGCGCTGGGATGAACAAACGGGCAAGGTCTCCCGCATTCCCGTCGAGATGGTAGCCCTCACGGGCGACTCCGTGCAGGTGCGCTCGACGGATCTCAGGGCGGGCGACGATCTGGTCGCCTCCGGCGTTCGTTTTCTCGATGAGGGCATGACCGTGCAGCGCTTCGAGACTCACAAGCCTTAACGCCGGAAAGCACTCGCATGAATCTCGCCGAGGCATCCATTCGCAATCGCACCATCACCTGGGTCTTCACCATCCTCATGGTGGTGCTGGGCGTGGGAGCGTATCTCAATCTCTCCCGGCTCGAAGACCCCGAGTTCACCATCAAGGACGCCCTCATCATCACGCCGTATCCTGGCGCGACGGCGCAGGAAGTGTCCGACGAAGTCACCGACCTCATCGAGCGCGCCGCCCAGCAGCTCGGCCAGGTCGATCGCGTCGTTTCGCGCTCCGAGCGCGGCCGCAGCACGGTGACGGTCACCATCAAGGACCAGTACGGCGCGAAGGAGCTCCCTCAGGTGTGGGACGAACTCCGTCGCCGCGTCAATGACGTGCAGCGCCAGTTGCCGCCCGGAGCTGGGCCGTCGCTGGTTCTCGATGACTTTGGCGATGTCTTCGGTGTCTTCTACGCGATCACCGGGGACGATTATTCCTACGCCCAGCTTTACGAGGTGGCGAAGCTCCTCCGGCGCGAACTCCTTCTCGCCAAGGACGTGCAAAAGGTCGAGCTCTTCGGCGTCCAGCAGGAGACGATCTACGTCGAGATTTCCCGCGACCGCAGCGCCCAGCTCGGCATCAGTCCGGAGCAGATACACGCCGCCCTCCGGGAGCAGAACCTCGTCGTTCCCAGCGGCCAGGCCGATGTTGGCTCATTCCGCGTGGCTCTGAGTCCGACCGGCGAATTTCAAAGCGTGGAGGATTTTGAGAACCTCATCATTCGCCACGGCACGGAGGAGAACGCCCTCGTTCATTTGCGCGATATCGCCACCGTGCGCCGCGGCTACAGCGAGCCGCCGGATACGATCCTGCGCTACGATGGCAAGCCCGCCATCGGCCTCGGCATC comes from Terrimicrobium sacchariphilum and encodes:
- a CDS encoding efflux RND transporter periplasmic adaptor subunit → MLPSFTANLLKTGSLLAALLVSVSACQKRAETPVSATPPVKIFSLPEADETPFRSFPGEVTPQDNVRLSFDVSGRLIDFPVFDGQVVRQGDLVGQLDPADFRAALDAAQTTFRTAQQEFDRQRTLRQRNVIAQSELDRQREAFERAEASLRTAQRAFDDTRLVAPIKGRISRRFVRNHQNVQAREPVVLLQNISTLDIDVQVPEALMAIVNRNATAEEANRLIEAYVEFAAVPGERFPLTLRSFATQANPASRTFLVSFNLNPPEDRNILPGMTCTVSLRFRNPDGTPIAQPGLFQIPLRALLTSEGTTWVWRWDEQTGKVSRIPVEMVALTGDSVQVRSTDLRAGDDLVASGVRFLDEGMTVQRFETHKP